The Pyrobaculum sp. 3827-6 genome has a segment encoding these proteins:
- a CDS encoding ABC transporter ATP-binding protein, protein MSEVRVELREVSYGEVKALEDINLTLGPGLYVVVGRSGSGKSTLGKVISGVIPHIEKARVVGRVAVSGLDVLNSNIYKVNKTVAYLAQSPYDQVLAGTVIDELTLVADNVGRSARDVEKVAEAVGLRPLLKRKVEELSGGQLQRVAIAKILLVGASVVVFDEPLAHLDLRSARSLLGDLLALKEGGKTVILIEHRFRDLAPILPKVDKIILLDRGRVVDVFKGGEALGRADVLRKHGIRVEWRAPPRSPSYNGAVRVSVSGVWFSYGRHQVLRGVDLELREGVVYALIGPNGSGKSTLLKIITGVLKPERGSVKVEGVVGYLPQNPDVVLFYQTVREEVAARAQWWAGGGAADVADEFINALNLGELRGRNPHSLSRGQRFRAAFAAVLALRPDVLLLDETTVGQDLENLEAICALLREYVGRGKTALVATHDLRFVAGCCDYAYVLSDGRIAARGPAGEVAQSAEAVYGRQD, encoded by the coding sequence ATGAGTGAGGTCAGAGTAGAGCTGAGGGAGGTTTCCTACGGCGAGGTTAAGGCGCTGGAAGACATAAACCTAACGCTCGGGCCGGGTCTGTACGTAGTGGTGGGCAGATCGGGCTCCGGGAAATCTACTCTGGGCAAAGTGATAAGCGGGGTGATTCCCCACATAGAGAAGGCGAGGGTGGTGGGGAGGGTGGCGGTGTCCGGGCTGGATGTCCTTAACAGCAATATATACAAGGTTAATAAAACGGTGGCTTACCTAGCCCAGTCTCCTTACGACCAAGTGCTGGCCGGCACTGTAATTGACGAGTTGACGCTCGTCGCTGACAACGTGGGGAGGAGCGCGCGCGACGTGGAAAAGGTGGCGGAGGCCGTGGGGCTGAGGCCTCTGCTTAAGAGGAAGGTGGAGGAGCTCTCGGGGGGCCAGTTGCAGAGAGTGGCTATTGCCAAAATCCTCCTCGTCGGCGCTTCAGTGGTCGTATTCGACGAGCCGTTGGCCCACCTCGATCTGAGATCTGCGAGGTCGCTACTCGGCGATCTCCTAGCTTTGAAAGAAGGGGGGAAGACAGTAATTTTAATCGAGCATAGATTTCGCGATCTCGCCCCCATACTGCCCAAAGTTGACAAAATCATATTGCTTGACAGAGGCCGCGTAGTGGACGTGTTTAAAGGCGGCGAGGCGCTCGGCAGAGCGGACGTTCTGCGGAAGCACGGCATTAGAGTGGAGTGGAGAGCGCCGCCGAGATCTCCCTCATATAACGGAGCGGTCAGAGTGTCGGTTAGTGGCGTATGGTTTTCTTACGGCCGCCACCAAGTGCTGAGGGGGGTAGATCTGGAGCTCAGAGAAGGGGTCGTCTACGCCTTAATCGGCCCTAACGGGAGCGGGAAGAGCACTCTGCTGAAAATAATCACCGGCGTACTCAAGCCGGAGAGGGGCTCTGTGAAAGTGGAGGGCGTTGTGGGCTATCTTCCTCAGAACCCAGACGTCGTTTTATTCTACCAGACTGTCCGCGAGGAGGTGGCGGCGAGGGCGCAGTGGTGGGCCGGGGGTGGGGCAGCTGACGTAGCTGACGAGTTTATAAACGCACTTAACCTCGGCGAGTTAAGAGGGCGCAACCCCCACTCCCTTTCAAGAGGGCAGAGGTTCAGGGCGGCCTTCGCCGCCGTGCTGGCGCTACGCCCAGACGTGCTTCTCCTCGACGAGACTACCGTGGGGCAGGATTTGGAAAACCTCGAGGCTATATGCGCGCTTTTGAGAGAATACGTGGGCCGTGGCAAGACTGCTCTCGTTGCGACGCACGATCTCCGCTTTGTAGCTGGTTGTTGCGACTACGCCTACGTCCTCAGCGATGGGAGAATTGCGGCGAGAGGCCCCGCCGGGGAGGTGGCGCAGAGCGCCGAGGCTGTCTATGGACGCCAGGACTAA
- a CDS encoding energy-coupling factor transporter transmembrane protein EcfT, translating into MDARTKLSLLIAFNIFVLAIDKTELLLVAFLAALAAFTARRPSANYVRTAVLIIIPVVWSITIMQGLFYNELPRTVLAVIIPPSTPLLGPLTGGVYLYYQGLVYGLKQSLRAASITLAGLTAAFSTGEAEVIRLTRGFLDARVAAGLAILLRHIPSMMEGWGNVALVKKLHRLDLSTFQMLIPLIAQTIRKAYTAALALLASGISPGRGRNTPWPFREKILSASLLTAASTIAVFKILTYLFLLNLLYIPPLKDVYWFFISQGI; encoded by the coding sequence ATGGACGCCAGGACTAAGCTGTCGTTATTAATAGCATTCAACATCTTTGTCTTAGCCATAGACAAGACCGAGCTTCTGCTCGTGGCCTTCTTGGCGGCGCTGGCGGCTTTCACCGCCAGAAGGCCCAGCGCCAACTATGTGAGGACGGCCGTTCTCATCATTATACCAGTGGTCTGGAGCATAACTATAATGCAGGGCCTCTTCTATAACGAACTTCCCAGGACTGTGCTGGCGGTTATAATCCCCCCCTCCACGCCGCTTTTAGGCCCACTCACAGGCGGGGTGTATTTATACTACCAGGGGCTGGTTTACGGCCTTAAGCAGAGCTTAAGGGCGGCCTCTATTACGCTGGCTGGTCTAACCGCCGCCTTCTCTACGGGAGAGGCCGAGGTTATAAGACTGACTAGAGGCTTTCTCGACGCGAGAGTAGCCGCAGGCCTTGCGATTCTCCTGCGCCACATACCTTCAATGATGGAGGGCTGGGGGAATGTGGCCTTGGTTAAAAAACTGCACAGACTGGACCTCTCCACATTCCAGATGCTCATACCGCTCATCGCCCAGACAATCAGAAAAGCCTACACGGCGGCTCTCGCCCTGCTGGCCTCCGGCATCTCCCCAGGTAGGGGGAGGAATACGCCGTGGCCCTTCCGCGAGAAAATCCTCTCGGCGTCTTTACTAACAGCGGCCTCCACCATCGCCGTCTTTAAAATACTGACTTATCTCTTTCTGCTAAATCTGTTATACATACCGCCTCTTAAAGACGTCTACTGGTTCTTCATCTCCCAGGGGATATGA